The following DNA comes from Agromyces mangrovi.
GCCTTCACCTTGGAGGTGCGGCGGATGACCTTGCCGTAGAGCGGGTGCTTCACGCGGTCCTCGACCTCGACGACGATGGTCTTCTCCATCTTGTCGCTGACGACGTAGCCGCGGCGCACCTTGCGGTACGGGCGGACGAGCTCGGCCTTCTCGGCGACCTCGGCCGCAGCCTTCTTGGTCTCAGCCATGTCAGGCCTCCTTCGTCTCGGCGTCGGCCTCGGCGGCCGCTGCCTTCTTGGTCTTCTTCGCGGGCTTCTCGGCCTTCGCGGGCACCTCGACCGGGGCCGGGGTGGCGCGGATGCCGAGCTCGCGCTCGCGGATCACGGTGTAGATGCGCGCGATGTCGCGCTTGACGGCCTTCAGGCGGCCGTGGCTCTCGAGCTGACCGGTGGCGGCCTGGAAGCGCAGGTTGAAAAGCTCTTCCTTTGCCTTCTTCAGCTCGTCGACGAGTCGCTCGTCTTCGAAGGTGTCGAGCTCGATGGGGGCGAGCTCCTTGGATCCGACGGCCATTATGCGTCGCCCTCCTCGCGCTTGATGATGCGTGCCTTCAGGGGCAGCTTGTGGATTGCACGGGTCAGCGCCTCGCGTGCGAGCTCCTCGGAGACACCCGAGATCTCGAACATGACGCGGCCCGGCTTGACGTTGGCGACCCACCACTCGGGCGAACCCTTACCGGAACCCATGCGGGTCTCGGCCGGCTTCTTCGTGAGCGGACGGTCGGGGTAGATGTTGATCCACACCTTGCCGCCGCGCTTGATGTGACGCGTCACCGCGATACGAGCGGACTCGATCTGGCGGTTGGTCACGTAAGCGGGCGTCAGGGCCTGGATGCCGTACTCGCCGAACGACACCTTGGTGCCGCCGGTGGCCTGGCCACGGCGACCCGGGTGGTGCTGCTTGCGGTACTTGACTCGACGGGGAATCAACATGGTTATGCCTCAACTCCTGCTGCGACCGGCTCCTGCGCCTTGGGCGCACGACGGCGGTCTCCGCGCTCGGGGCGCGACGACTTCTGGTTGGCCTGCTCGCGGGCGAGCTCCTTGTTGGTGATGTCGCCCTTGTAGATCCAGACCTTCACGCCGATGCGGCCGAAGGTGGTCTTCGCCTCGTAGAAGCCGTAGTCGATGTTCGCGCGGAGGGTGTGCAGCGGCACGCGACCCTCGCGGTAGAACTCCGAACGGCTCATCTCGGCGCCGCCGAGGCGGCCGGAGACCTGGATGCGGACGCCCTTGGCGCCGGCGCGCTGCGCGCCCTGCAGGCCCTTGCGCATCGCGCGGCGGAAGGCCACGCGGGCGGAGAGCTGCTCGGCGATGCCCTGCGCGACGAGCTGGGCGTCGGCCTCGGGGTTCTTCACCTCGAGGATGTTGAGCTGGATCTGCTTGCCGGTGAGCTTCTCGAGGTCGGCGCGGATGCGCTCGGCCTCGGCGCCGCGGCGACCGATCACGATGCCCGGGCGGGCGGTGTGGATGTCGACGCGGACGCGGTCACGCGTGCGCTCGATCTCGATGCGCGAGACACCCGCGCGGTCGAGCGAGGTCTGCAGCAGGCGACGGATGCGGACGTCCTCTGCGAGGTAGTCCGAGTAGCGCTGGCCGGGCTTGTTCGAGTCGGAGAACCACCGCGACACGTGGTCGGTGGTCACGCCGAGACGGAAGCCGTACGGGTTTACCTTCTGACCCATTACTTCGTACCCTCCTCGGGAGTGGCGAGCACAACAGTGATGTGGCTGGTGCGCTTGTTGATGCGGAACGCACGACCCTGGGCACGCGGCTGGAATCGCTTGAGGGTGACACCCTCGTCGACGAAAGCGCGCGACACGTAGAGGTCCTGCTCGTCCAGGTAGGTGTTCGAGGCATCGGCCTTGACGCGAGCGTTCGCGATGGCCGAGGCGACGAGCTTGTACACCGGCTCGCTCGCACCCTGGGGGCGAACTTCAGGATGGCCAGGGCCTCCTGAGCCTGCTTGCCGCGGATCATGTTGACGACGCGGCGGGCCTTCATGGGGGTCACGCGGATGTGACGCACGCGTGCGATCGACTCCACCATTTCTCTCCTCCTTCACGCCACCGCGTCAGCGGCGGCGGCCCTTCTTGTCGTCCTTCACGTGTCCACGGAAGGTGCGGGTGGGCGCGAACTCGCCGAGCTTGTGGCCCACCATGGTCTCGGTGACGAACACCGGGATGTGCTTGCGGCCGTCGTGCACGGCGATCGTGTGACCCAGCATTGCGGGGACGATCATCGAGCGACGCGACCACGTCTTGATGACGTTCTTGGAACCGGCCTCGTTCTGCGTGACGACCTTGCGAAGCAGGTGCTCGTCGACGAAGGGGCCCTTCTTGAGACTGCGCGGCATCTTCTCTTACTCCTACTTGCGCTTCTTGCCGACGGTGCGACGACGGACGATGAGCTTGTCGCTCTCCTTGTTGGGGCGACGGGTGCGGCCCTCGGCCTGACCCCAGGGGCTGACCGGGTGGCGACCACCGGAGGTCTTGCCCTCGCCACCACCGTGCGGGTGGTCGATCGGGTTCATGGCGACACCGCGCACGGTCGGGCGGACGCCCTTCCAGCGCTTGCGGCCGGCCTTGCCCCAGTTGATGTTCGACTGCTCGGCGTTGCCGACCTCGCCGACGGTCGCGCGGCAGCGCGCGTCGACGTTGCGGATCTCGCCCGACGGCAGGCGGAGCTGCGCGTAAGGGCCGTCCTTGGCGACGAGGCGCACCGAGGCGCCCGCCGAGCGGGCCATCTTGGCGCCGCCGCCGGGGCGGAGCTCGATGGCGTGCACCACGGTACCGGTCGGGATGTTGCGCAGCGGCAGGTTGTTGCCCGGCTTGATGTCGGCCGAGGGACCCGACTCGACGAGGTCGCCCTGCGAGAGGCGGCTCGGCGCCAGGATGTAGCGCTTGGTGCCGTCCACGAAGTGCAGCAGCGCGATGCGCGCGGTGCGGTTCGGGTCGTACTCGATGTGCGCGACCTTGGCGGGCACGCCGTCCTTGTCGTTGCGACGGAAGTCGATGACGCGGTACTGGCGCTTGTGGCCACCACCGATGTGGCGGGTGGTGATGCGGCCCTGGTTGTTGCGCCCGCCCGACTTGGACAGGGGCTTCAGCAGCGACTTCTCCGGCGTCGACCGGGTGATCTCCGCGAAGTCGGCGACGGACGAACCGCGACGACCCGGGGTCGTGGGCTTGTACTTGCGAATAGCCATTTCTCGGTTGCTCCTTAGCCGACAGCCGTGAAGATGTCGATCGAGCCCGACTTCAGCGTGATGATGGCGCGCTTGGTGTCCTTGCGCTTGCCCATGCCGAAGCGGGTGCGGCGGGTCTTGCCCTGGCGGTTGAGGGTGTTCACCTGCGCGACCTCGACCTTGAAGATCTGCTCGATGGCGAGCTTGATCTCGGTCTTGTTGGCGCGGGGGTCCACGATGAACGTGTACTTGCCCTCGTCGATCAGGTTGTAGCTCTTCTCGGAGACCACCGGCGCGATGATGATCTCGCGGGGGTCCTTGTTCCATGCGGCGCTCATGCGGAGACCTCTTCCTTCGTGGCCTTCGAGGCGATGAAGCCCTCGAGCGCGGCCTTGGTGAAGACGATGTCGTCGGAGACGAGCACGTCGTAGGCGTTCAGCTGGTCGAACGGCAGCACGTGCACGGTCGGGATGTTGCGGACGGCGCGCTCGTTGAGCTCGTCGTCGCGAGTGAGCACCACCAGGACGTGCTTCGACGACGCGACGCCGTCGAGCAGCTCGATCGCGGCCTTCGTCTTCGGCGTCTCGCCGGCGAAGAGGCCCTCGACCGCGTGCACGCGGCTGCCGCGGGCACGGTCGGAGAGCGCGCCGAGCAGGGCTGCGGCGATCATCTTCTTGGGCGTGCGCTGCGAGTAGTCGCGCGGGGTCGGGCCGTGGACGACGCCACCGCCGGTCATGTGCGGCGCGCGGATCGAACCCTGGCGGGCGCGACCCGTGCCCTTCTGCTTGAAGGGCTTGCGGCCGGCACCGGAGACCTCACCGCGGTTCTTGGTCTTGTGCGTGCCCTGGCGCGCGGCGGCGAGCTGGGCGACGACGACCTGGTGGATCAGCGGGACGTTGGTCTGCACGTCGAAGAGCTCGGCGGGCAGCTCGATCGAGCCGGCCTTCTTGCCCTTGACGTCGACGATGTCGAGTGAGGTAGCCATGGACTACGCTCCCTTCACTGCGTTGCGGACGAAAACGAGGCGGCCACGAGCGCCGGGGACGGCGCCCTTGACGAGCAGCAGGCCCTTCTCGGCGTCGACCGAGTGCACCTTGAGGTTCAGCACGGTCACGCGCTCGCCGCCCATGCGGCCGGCCATGCGCATGCCCTTGAAGACGCGGCTCGGGGTCGAGGACGCGCCGATCGAACCGGGCTTGCGGTGGTTGCGGTGGGCACCGTGCGAGGCGGAGACGCCCTTGAAGTTGTGGCGCTTCATGACACCGGCGAAGCCCTTGCCCTTCGAGGTGCCGACGACGTCGACCAGCTGGCCGGCCTCGAAGGTCTCCTCGACGGTGAGCTCCTGGCCCAGCGAGTAGTCGGCGGCGTCAGCGGTGCGGACCTCGGCGAGGTGGCGACGCGGGGTGACGCCCGCGGCCTCGAAGTGGCCGGCGGCCGGCTTGAGGACCTTGCGGGGGTCGATCTGGCCCGCGGCGATCTGGACGGCGCTGTAGCCGTCCTTCTCGGGGTGCGCAGCTGGGTGACGACGTTGGGGGCGATCTCGATGACGGTCACCGGAATGACGCGGTTCTGGTCGTCCCACACCTGGGTCATGCCGAGCTTGGTGCCCAGGAGACCCTTGACGGTCTTGGTAGCAGTCGTGGACATGGGTTACCTCAGAGCTTGATCTCGATGTTGACGTCGGCCGGAAGGTCGAGGCGCATGAGCGAGTCGACCGCCTTGGGGGTCGGGTCGACGATGTCGATCAGGCGCTTGTGGGTGCGCATCTCGAAGTGCTCGCGGCTGTCCTTGTACTTGTGGGGCGAGCGGATGACGCACACCACGTTCTTCTCCGTGGGGAGCGGCACCGGGCCGACCACGGTCGCACCCGCGCGGGTCACCGTGTCGACGATCTTGCGCGCCGAGGTGTCGATGACCTCGTGGTCGTACGACTTCAGTCGAATGCGGATCTTCTGTCCCGCCATGGCTGACTCTCTCTCTGTCAAGGCGTCGTACAGCTCGCGCTGCATTGGACGCCGTCGTAGCACTCCGTGTGGTGCACCACTGTTCTTCTGTCAACGGCTCGTGATCGAGCCTGTCGAGACCACCGCGAATCCTCGCGGATCCGATCGCCTCGACACGCTCGACCGTCGAACCTGTCACCGACTCGTGCGCGCGGGCGCGAACCCGCTCGCGGACATGGCTGCGCCGTGTCCTTGCAGTTGTCGGTTGAGTCGTGTCCTGCTGCCCGCGGCCTAACCTGACCCCCGTGGGCTTCGCCCGAGGTGGTTATGCACTGCCTGGCAGTGATCCGAAACGCGCGCACGTTCGCCACGCGTTCGAAATGTTGAACTCAACGAGTTTGCCACATCGCACGTCGTTCGTGCAACCCGGGCGTGTCGCGATCGGCGTGTCGCCCAGCGGACTCCCAGCGGGGAGCATCCGGCGGCCCCGATCAGCGCGTCAGCGCGCCTCCCAGCCCTGCTCCCGGAGCGCCTGACGCGCCTGCTCGCGAGCCGAGTACGCCGTCTTCACGCCGCGGATCTCGCGGTAGTTCTGGTGCCCCGGGCCCGCCCACAGGATGGAGTCCTCCGCTGTGCAGAGCGAGACCGCGAGCCGGATCGCGCGCGGGGGCGGCGACACCACGTGCAGCTCCGCGTCGGGCCGCGCCGCGAGCGCGCCCTCCGCGAGCGTGCGGCGGATCGACGCGGCATCCTCGAACCGCGGGTGGTGGTCGGTGACGACGAGGATGTCGCTGCGCCGCACCGCCTCGGCCGCCATGTCGTGGCGCTTCGTCGTGTCGCGGTCGCCGTCGGCGCCGAAGACCATGATCACCTTGCCGGTGGTCACCGCGCGCACCGCGTCGAGCGTCTTCGCGAACGCGTCGGCGCTGTGGCCGAAGTCGACGTAGATCGCCGGCGAGCCCGGCGCCGCGACGTTCTCGGTGCGACCGGGGATCGGCGGGATCGCGCCGTCGTGCGCGAGCGCGTCGCGCACGACGTCGAACGAGCGCCCGCCCGCGATCAGCATGACGATGGCGAGGCCCGCGTTCGCCGCGTGGTGCTCGCCGATGGCGGGGATCATGGCCTCGAGTCGCTCGCCGTCGGGGCTCTCGAGTGCGAAGCGGGTGCCCTCGCGCGAGACCGCCGTGGTCCGCACGCGCCAGTCGGCCTCGACGTCGTCGCGCGAGGTGATCGTCTGCACCGGGATGCCGGAGCGCTCCACCACCCGCGCACCCCACGGGGTGTCGAGCGAGACCACGCCGGTCTCGGCCCGGTCGGTCTGGAACAGGGCCACCTTCTGGTCGAAGTACTCCTCCATCGACGCGTAGTCGTCGAGGTGGTCGTGGCTGAGGTTGGTGAACGCGGCGACCTGGAAGCGCACGCCGTCGATGCGGTGCCGCGTGAGGGCCTGCGCCGACACCTCGATCGCCGCGGTGGTGACGCCGCGCTCGCGCATCGTCGCGATGAGTGAGTGCATGTCGCTGGACTCGGGCGTGGTGAGCCCGGCGACGACGACCTCGCCGGCGACGCGCCGCTCCGCGGTGGAGCTGAGCCCCGCGACCTCGCCGAGTGCGCCGATCATGCCCTCGAGCAGGTGCACGGTGCTCGTCTTGCCGTTGGTGCCGGTCACGCCGAGCAGCTGGGGCGTGCCCTCGGTGTAGTCGTAGATGCGCGCAGCGACGGCGCCGAGCACCTCGCGCGGCACGGGCACGACGAGCACGGGCAGGGCGGATGCCTCGGCCAGCGCCGCCCCCTCCGCATCGGTCAGCAGCGCCACGGCGCCCGCCTCGGCGGCCTGGCCCGCGAACTGCGCGCCGTGCGCGTTCGCGCCGCGGATGCCCACGTAGAGGTCGCCCGGGCGCACCTGGCCCGACGCGAACGTCACGCCGGTGACCTGCACGTCCGCCGCGTCGGGCGCCACCTCGGCGCCTGCCGCGGCCGCGACCTCGCCGAGCGCGACCGGGTCGGTGCGTTCGGGGCGCAGGGTGATCGGCGCGGGGGCGATCTCGGTCAACGGGGCTCCTCTCGAGGCCGCAGGCGGCCACGGCGTCAGTCGCGTCGGCCACCGGCTCGTGACCGGCACCGTCGTGCGGGCGGGTCACCCGCGCATGCGTACCCAGCGATTCTAGGCGAGCGGGTGGTGCCTGCGGGAACGACGAAGGGGCCGGGCCCGAAGGCCCGACCCCTGTCGGTCGCGATGCTCCTGACGGAGCGGTTCGCTACTTGATGATCTTCGTGACCGTACCGGCGCCGACGGTGCGACCACCCTCGCGGATGGCGAAGCCGAGGCCCTCCTCCATGGCGATCGGCTGGATCAGGTCGACCGTCATGTCGGTGGTGTCGCCGGGCATGACCATCTCGGTGCCCTCGGGCAGCGTGATGACGCCGGTGACGTCGGTGGTGCGGAAGTAGAACTGCGGACGGTAGTTCGCGTAGAACGGGTTGTGGCGGCCACCCTCGTCCTTGGACAGGATGTACGCGGTGCCCTCGAACTCGGTGTGCGGCGTGACGGAACCCGGAGCGACGACGACCTGGCCGCGCTCGACCTCCTCGCGCTTGAGACCGCGGAGCAGGAGACCGCAGTTCTCGCCGGCCCACGCCTCGTCGAGCTGCTTGTGGAACATCTCGATACCGGTGACCGTGGTCTTCTGCGTCGGGCGGATGCCGACGATCTCGACCTCGGAGTTGATCTTCAGCGTGCCGCGCTCCGCACGGCCGGTGACGACGGTTCCACGACCGGTGATCGTGAAGACGTCCTCGATCGGCATGAGGAACGGCTTGTCCTTGTCGCGCACGGGGTCCGGGATCGAGTCGTCCACGGCCTCCATGAGCTCGAGCACCGAGTTGACCCACTGCTCGTCGCCCTCGAGCGCCTTGAGGCCCGAGACGCGCACGACCGGAGCGTCGTCGCCCGGGAAGCCCTGGCTCGAGAGGAGCTCGCGGACCTCGAGCTCGACGAGCTCCAGGATCTCCTCGTCGTCGACCATGTCGGCCTTGTTCAGCGCGACGAGCAGGTAGGGAACGCCGACCTGCTTGGCGAGCAGCACGTGCTCACGCGTCTGGGCCATGGGGCCGTCGGTCGCCGCGACCACGAGGATCGCGCCGTCCATCTGGGCCGCACCGGTGATCATGTTCTTGATGTAGTCGGCGTGACCCGGGGCGTCGACGTGCGCGTAGTGGCGCTTCGGCGTCTCGTACTCGACGTGCGAGATGTTGATCGTGATGCCGCGCTGGCGCTCCTCGGGAGCGGAGTCGATCGAAGCGAAGTCGCGCAGCACGTTGACGTCCGACGGGTACTTGTCAGCGAGCACCTTCGAGATCGCAGCGGTGAGCGTGGTCTTGCCGTGGTCGACGTGACCGATCGTTCCGATGTTGACGTGCGGCTTGGTCCGCTCGAACTTGGCCTTAGCCACTGTGGGTCCTCCTCAGGACTTACGTGTAGAAGCGCCGGGCGCCGGATTGCGCTCGGTGTCCTACGGGGTGTGTTGGGTATGTTACGCGAACCGGGTGGTTGCGCGCTGTGGAGGGCTACTCGCCCTTGTTCTTCTGGACGATCTCGTCGGCGACCGCCTTCGGGACCTCCGCGTAGCTCTCGAAGGTCATCGAGTACACCGCGCGGCCCGAGGTCTTCGACCGCAGGTCGCCGATGTAACCGAACATCTCCGACAGCGGGACGTTGGCGCGAATCACCTTCACACCACTGGCGTCCTCCATCGACTGGATCTGCCCGCGGCGCGAGTTCAGGTCGCCGATGACGTCGCCCATGTACTCCTCGGGCGTACGCACCTCGACGGCCATCAGCGGCTCGAGCAGAACCGGGTTCGCCTTCCGAGCGGCTTCCTTGAAGCCCATCGAACCGGCGATCTTGAACGCCATCTCCGAGGAGTCGACGTCGTGCGAGGCACCGTCCAGCAGCGTCGCCTTGACACCCACCATGGGGTATCCGGCGAGGATGCCGTACTGCATCGCGTCCTGGAATCCGGCGTCGACCGAGGGGATGTACTCCCGCGGGATGCGACCACCGGTGACCTTGTTCTCGAACTCGTAGGTCGTCTCGGCCGTGACCTCGAGCGGCTCGATCGCGAACTGGATCTTCGCGAACTGGCCCGATCCACCCGTCTGCTTCTTGTGGGTGTAGTCGTGCTTCTCGACCTTGCGCTTCAGGGTCTCGCGGTACGCGACCTGCGGCTTGCCGACGTTCGCCTCGACCTTGAACTCCCGCTTCATGCGGTCGACCAGGATGTCGAGGTGGAGCTCGCCCATGCCCTTGATGACGGTCTGGCCGGTCTCCGCGACCTGCTCGGTGCGGAAGGTCGGGTCCTCCTCGGCGAGCTTCTGGATCGCCGTGCCGAGCTTCTCCTGGTCGGCCTTGGTCTTCGGCTCGATCGCGACCTCGATCACGGGGTCGGGGAACGTCATCGACTCGAGGATGACCTGCTCGTTCGGGTCGGACAGGGTGTCGCCCGTGGTGGTGTCCTTCAGGCCGATGACCGCGTAGATGTGGCCGGCGGTGACGAAGTCGACCGGGTTCTCCTTGTTGGCGTGCATCTGGAAGATCTTCCCGATGCGCTCCTTCTTGCCCTTGGCCGTGTTGATGACCTGGCCGCCCGAGTCGAGACGACCCGAGTAGACGCGGATGTAGGTCAGACGACCGAAGAACGGGTGCGTCATGATCTTGAACGCGAGCGCGGCGAACGGCTCGTCGGCGTCGGCGTGACGCGGGACGATGGTCTCCTCGTCGCGGGCGTCGTGCGCCTCGATGGCCGGCATGTCCAGCGGCGACGGCAGGTAGTCCACGACCGCGTCGAGCATGGGCTGCACGCCGCGGTTCTTGAACGCCGAGCCGCAGAGCACGGGGTAGATCTCGCTGTTGATGGTGAGCTTGCGGATCGCGCCCTTGATCTCGGCGACCGTGAGCTCCTCGCCGCCGAAGTACTTCTCGAGCAGCGCGTCGTCGGTCTCGGCGACGGTCTCGAGCAGCGTCTGGCGGTACTCCTCGGCCTTGTCCTTCAGGTCGGCCGGGATCTCCTGCACCTCGTACTTCGCGCCGAGCGTCACGTCGCCCTTCGCGTCGCCGGGCCACACGAGCGCGCGCATCTCGACGAGGTCGATCACGCCGAGGAAGTCGTTCTCGGCACCGATCGGCAGCTGCAGCACGAGCGGCTTGGCGCCCAGGCGGCTGACGATGGTGTCGACGGTGAAGTAGAAGTCCGCACCGAGCTTGTCCATCTTGTTGACGAAGCAGATGCGCGGCACGTTGTACTTGTCGGCCTGGCGCCAGACGGTCTCGGACTGGGGCTCGACGCCCTCCTTGCCGTCGAAGACGGCGACCGCGCCGTCGAGCACGCGGAGGTTGCGCTCCACCTCCACGGTGAAGTCGACGTGGCCGGGCGTGTCGATGATGTTCAGCTGGATGTTGTTCCAGAAGCACGTCGTCGCGGCCGACGTGATGGTGATGCCGCGCTCCTGCTCCTGCGCCATCCAGTCCATCGTGGCGGCGCCGTCGTGCACCTCGCCGATCTTGTGCGTGATGCCCGTGTAGAACAGGATGCGCTCGGTCGTGGTGGTCTTGCCGGCATCGATGTGGGCCATGATGCCGAAGTTGCGGACCTTGGTCAGGTCGGTGAGCACATCCTGTGCCACGGGTTCCTCCGGGGGATTTCGTTGACGGGGTGGGGGTGAGCGGATGCCGCGGGGCGTCGCCTCGCGGCATCCGCCCGCCTCTTACCAGCGGTAGTGGGCGAAGGCGCGGTTCGACTCGGCCATCTTGTGGGTGTCCTCGCGGCGCTTGACCGCGGCACCCAGGCCGTTCGAGGCGTCGAGGATCTCGTTGGTGAGACGCTCGGTCATGGTCTTCTCGCGGCGGGCCTTGGCGTAGCTGGTGAGCCAGCGCAGCGCCAGGGTGTTCGCACGGTGGGGCTTGACCTCGACGGGGACCTGGTAGGTCGAGCCGCCGACGCGACGCGAGCGGACCTCGAGGGTCGGGCGCACGTTGTCGAGGGCCTTCTTGAGGGTCACGACGGCGTCCTGGCCGGACTTCGAGGCGACGTTCTCGAGCGCGTCGTAGACGATGCGCTGCGCGAGGTCCTTCTTGCCGTCGACGAGGATCTTGTTGACGAGCTGGCTGACGACGGGCGAGCCGTAGACCGGGTCGGCGACGACGGGGCGCTTCGGAGCGGGTCCCTTGCGAGGCATTACTTCTTCTCCATCTTCGCGCCGTAGCGGCTGCGCGACTGCTTGCGGTTCTTGACCGCCTGCGTGTCGAGCGCGCCGCGGATGATCTTGTAGCGGACGCCGGGGAGGTCCTTCACACGACCGCCGCGGACGAGCACCATCGAGTGCTCCTGCAGGTTGTGGCCCTCACCGGGGATGTAGGCGGTGACCTCGGTGCCGTTCGAGAGCTTCACGCGGGCGACCTTGCGCAGCGCCGAGTTCGGCTTCTTCGGGGTGGTGGTGTAGACGCGCGTGCAGACGCCGCGCTGCTGGGGGTTGGCCTTCAGGGCCGGGGCCTTGGTCTTGTCGACCTTCGGCGAGCGGCCCTTGCGGACCAGCTGCTGAATGGTGGGCACTCGTTCTCCTTGTTCATGCTGCACGGTGACAGCGGTGATGGATTGTGTCGCATCATGACCCACCGGCACCGCAGAGCTGCAGCGCCTTCGTATGGTGGGTATGCCGTGGGGGTAACTCGTCCAGAGTTCCCTTGGAGTGTGGATCCGTTCGCTACCCGGCTCGTACCCGGGGGCACGCTTCAGGCGCGCGGCGAAGCGCACACCAGATCAATGTTACCCGGGGTGTTCTGGGTGGTCAAATGGCGGCGCGAGCCCCCAGCGACTGCTCAGGGACCGGCTCAGGGCCCCGGCCACATGGGCGAGTCGAGCTCGCGGTCGAGGTCGGCGAGGAGCTCGGCGACCTGCGGCTCGACGACGCCGGCGATCCCCTCCGCGATGCGCGCGCGGTGGTCGCGCAGCGCGGCGCAGATGCGGCGCCCGATCTGCTTCGCGAACTCGTCCGCCAGCCGGACCTCCTCGCGGATGGCGGCCTTCTCCTCGGCCGAGAGGGGGCGCGGATGCTCCGCCTCCGCGCCCTCCGCCGCGTCGCGCTCGAGCCCGCCGATCGTGAACAGGAACGGCTGGTCGGGCGACGGGTCCGGATCGAGCTCGAGTCCGCGGTACTCGGGGTCGAGCCCCTCGCCCGGACGGTAGGGCCGACGCGCCTTGCGCTCCTCGGCCTGGCGCAGCTCGCGGTGCAGCAGCGGGAGGTTGCGGTCGGTGTAGTCGTCGACGGCCACGTCGATGATGCCCTTCATGCGCATCGACAGGGCGTGCTGCACGCCGTGCGGCACGTCGACCTCGAGGCCCGCCGCGGCGAGGATCGGCGAGCCGAAGCAGCGTCGGCAGAGCCGCACCCGGGCACGTGCGGTGCCGGGGCGCCACCGCGGGAGCCAGCGGAGCCAGTTGTCGACCTCGTGGCTGACCCGAGCCTCGATCGACCCGTCCATCGCGGTTCACGCTAGCGCGTGCACGCCTCCGATGCACCGCGCGGCGGACGCACGGCGCGTCACGTGCGCTCCTCCCAGGGCCAGCGCGGCGGCCCGGCGCTGCGGCCGCGCCGCCGGACGAGCGCGATGTCGGCCCACGTCACGGCCGCCGCGAAGAGCGCCACGATCGACGTGAACGGGCTCAGCACGAGGGTGACGGCGAAGTCGAGCGAGTCGACGGTGCCCCCGTACGCGATCACCCCGGTCAGCACGTACCCGGCCCACGCGGCGACGCCCGTCCAGATGCCGAACCAGGTGGAGGCGGCCTGGTCGCGGAACCGGCGACCGGGCACCGCGAACAGCAGCATCGCCAGCAGCACCAGCACCGCCACCCCGACCATCGCGGGGCCGAGCAGCAGGCCCGCGTCGGGCAACGTGATCGGGTCGCCGCCGAACAGCAGGGCGAGGAAGCCGAACGCGCAGACCAGGGCGGCGAGATACGTCGCGGTCGCGAACGGGGCGAGCGCCCGGGCGTAGTTCCGCTGGTCGGCGTCCATCGTCCGAGCCTACGCCGCAGGCCCCGGCCCGAACGCGCCGAGGGGAGGCTCGCGCCTCCCCTCGTTCCGCGTCCCCCGCCGATCAGCCGCCCGCGAGCTGCTGGTC
Coding sequences within:
- the rpsQ gene encoding 30S ribosomal protein S17, whose product is MAETKKAAAEVAEKAELVRPYRKVRRGYVVSDKMEKTIVVEVEDRVKHPLYGKVIRRTSKVKAHDEQNTAGIGDLVVISETRPLSATKRWRLVEILEKAK
- the rpmC gene encoding 50S ribosomal protein L29, which gives rise to MAVGSKELAPIELDTFEDERLVDELKKAKEELFNLRFQAATGQLESHGRLKAVKRDIARIYTVIRERELGIRATPAPVEVPAKAEKPAKKTKKAAAAEADAETKEA
- the rplP gene encoding 50S ribosomal protein L16; the protein is MLIPRRVKYRKQHHPGRRGQATGGTKVSFGEYGIQALTPAYVTNRQIESARIAVTRHIKRGGKVWINIYPDRPLTKKPAETRMGSGKGSPEWWVANVKPGRVMFEISGVSEELAREALTRAIHKLPLKARIIKREEGDA
- the rpsC gene encoding 30S ribosomal protein S3 translates to MGQKVNPYGFRLGVTTDHVSRWFSDSNKPGQRYSDYLAEDVRIRRLLQTSLDRAGVSRIEIERTRDRVRVDIHTARPGIVIGRRGAEAERIRADLEKLTGKQIQLNILEVKNPEADAQLVAQGIAEQLSARVAFRRAMRKGLQGAQRAGAKGVRIQVSGRLGGAEMSRSEFYREGRVPLHTLRANIDYGFYEAKTTFGRIGVKVWIYKGDITNKELAREQANQKSSRPERGDRRRAPKAQEPVAAGVEA
- the rpsS gene encoding 30S ribosomal protein S19, producing the protein MPRSLKKGPFVDEHLLRKVVTQNEAGSKNVIKTWSRRSMIVPAMLGHTIAVHDGRKHIPVFVTETMVGHKLGEFAPTRTFRGHVKDDKKGRRR
- the rplB gene encoding 50S ribosomal protein L2, which produces MAIRKYKPTTPGRRGSSVADFAEITRSTPEKSLLKPLSKSGGRNNQGRITTRHIGGGHKRQYRVIDFRRNDKDGVPAKVAHIEYDPNRTARIALLHFVDGTKRYILAPSRLSQGDLVESGPSADIKPGNNLPLRNIPTGTVVHAIELRPGGGAKMARSAGASVRLVAKDGPYAQLRLPSGEIRNVDARCRATVGEVGNAEQSNINWGKAGRKRWKGVRPTVRGVAMNPIDHPHGGGEGKTSGGRHPVSPWGQAEGRTRRPNKESDKLIVRRRTVGKKRK
- the rplW gene encoding 50S ribosomal protein L23, producing MSAAWNKDPREIIIAPVVSEKSYNLIDEGKYTFIVDPRANKTEIKLAIEQIFKVEVAQVNTLNRQGKTRRTRFGMGKRKDTKRAIITLKSGSIDIFTAVG
- the rplD gene encoding 50S ribosomal protein L4; translated protein: MATSLDIVDVKGKKAGSIELPAELFDVQTNVPLIHQVVVAQLAAARQGTHKTKNRGEVSGAGRKPFKQKGTGRARQGSIRAPHMTGGGVVHGPTPRDYSQRTPKKMIAAALLGALSDRARGSRVHAVEGLFAGETPKTKAAIELLDGVASSKHVLVVLTRDDELNERAVRNIPTVHVLPFDQLNAYDVLVSDDIVFTKAALEGFIASKATKEEVSA
- the rpsJ gene encoding 30S ribosomal protein S10 — protein: MAGQKIRIRLKSYDHEVIDTSARKIVDTVTRAGATVVGPVPLPTEKNVVCVIRSPHKYKDSREHFEMRTHKRLIDIVDPTPKAVDSLMRLDLPADVNIEIKL
- a CDS encoding Mur ligase family protein, coding for MTEIAPAPITLRPERTDPVALGEVAAAAGAEVAPDAADVQVTGVTFASGQVRPGDLYVGIRGANAHGAQFAGQAAEAGAVALLTDAEGAALAEASALPVLVVPVPREVLGAVAARIYDYTEGTPQLLGVTGTNGKTSTVHLLEGMIGALGEVAGLSSTAERRVAGEVVVAGLTTPESSDMHSLIATMRERGVTTAAIEVSAQALTRHRIDGVRFQVAAFTNLSHDHLDDYASMEEYFDQKVALFQTDRAETGVVSLDTPWGARVVERSGIPVQTITSRDDVEADWRVRTTAVSREGTRFALESPDGERLEAMIPAIGEHHAANAGLAIVMLIAGGRSFDVVRDALAHDGAIPPIPGRTENVAAPGSPAIYVDFGHSADAFAKTLDAVRAVTTGKVIMVFGADGDRDTTKRHDMAAEAVRRSDILVVTDHHPRFEDAASIRRTLAEGALAARPDAELHVVSPPPRAIRLAVSLCTAEDSILWAGPGHQNYREIRGVKTAYSAREQARQALREQGWEAR